The proteins below come from a single Xiphophorus couchianus chromosome 20, X_couchianus-1.0, whole genome shotgun sequence genomic window:
- the LOC114136178 gene encoding PAK4-inhibitor inka1-like — translation MLCLRDSSDCLQEQMQYMMRSLQDLKQLRKACPEVRRPLAPLNKQLPALARHSAVARACQQRALQREQRARMRMSDASSASTYDSACCLASPLEEEDEDDDASSRLGLSLRRDLRSPCSQKSLEFDSGYSEASWQDDGVVLRRTRNVRVSSSACARMNRAPSGRIRPKSTSDACLETWTSFEVSDPEDWTNSLLTRGRNRQPLVLGDNSFADLIQNWMDLPDCPEPTELKPNSRRKLGRGFFGNMRKKLSGFSKSVEDRVRMRSTDSDHLNKAANAPKRLSCPVVPSQPKVPFFHQSHSGINELGSDFYQFAALMKSGSRQPIICKDIIGYI, via the coding sequence CTTTGCTTGCGTGACTCAAGCGACTGCTTGCAGGAGCAGATGCAATACATGATGAGGTCGCTGCAAGATCTGAAGCAGCTGCGGAAAGCGTGCCCTGAAGTCCGCCGTCCTCTCGCTCCTCTCAACAAGCAGCTACCAGCCTTAGCGCGTCATTCTGCGGTGGCGCGCGCTTGCCAGCAGCGGGCTCTGCAGCGGGAGCAGCGGGCTCGTATGCGGATGTCCGACGCCAGCTCGGCCAGCACCTACGATTCGGCCTGCTGCCTGGCTAGCCCCCTGGAAGAGGAAGACGAGGATGACGATGCAAGCAGCAGGCTGGGACTGAGCCTCAGACGGGATCTGCGCTCTCCCTGCAGCCAGAAGAGCTTGGAGTTTGACTCGGGTTACTCTGAGGCATCCTGGCAGGACGATGGCGTTGTCCTCAGGAGGACGAGGAACGTGCGTGTTTCGTCGTCCGCCTGCGCACGGATGAACAGGGCACCAAGCGGCCGTATTCGGCCTAAATCCACATCCGACGCCTGCCTGGAAACGTGGACGTCTTTTGAGGTCAGTGACCCAGAGGATTGGACCAACTCCTTACTGACCAGAGGGCGGAACCGCCAGCCTCTGGTTCTGGGTGACAATAGTTTTGCTGACCTCATACAGAACTGGATGGACTTGCCAGATTGTCCGGAACCGACAGAACTGAAACCGAATTCCAGACGAAAACTGGGGAGAGGCTTCTTTGGCAACATGAGGAAGAAACTGTCAGGCTTCTCTAAGTCAGTGGAGGACAGAGTGAGGATGAGATCCACAGACTCTGATCATCTTAACAAAGCTGCCAATGCTCCAAAGCGTCTGTCCTGTCCTGTTGTGCCGTCGCAGCCCAAAGTCCCGTTTTTCCACCAGTCCCACTCAGGCATCAATGAGCTGGGCTCAGACTTCTACCAGTTTGCAGCTCTGATGAAGTCAGGCAGTCGACAGCCAATAATATGCAAGGACATCATTGGCTACATCTGA